AGGTGAAAATAAAGTGGATGATCGAGGTCCATATTAAATAATTTTGGAGACATCTATGTCCCTAATTTTTTATAAGTTAAAAATCCGCGACTGCCTTCTGTGGGCAAAGTATGAGTAGGGCTTTTTGCCAATGCATTTAGCTAATACTCATGCCCTATTTCTCCTCAGAAGTGTGCGCGGATTTTTTTGTAAGTGAGTTTTAGGACGGTTCAACACACTTATGGTTTAAATAGTTTGAACCAGCCTTTAGATTTAAAAAATGCTAGCATAGATAGTGCAAGCAAGAGCATGATGCCAAGCACGATAAAGTAGCTGTACCGTCCATGAAGTTCGGGCATATTATCGAAGTTCATGCCGTAAACACCCGCAATAAACGTTAAGGGTATAAAAATGGTGGAGACAATCGTCAACATCATCATAATGCCGTTCATACGGCTAGAGCTCATGGCCATATAGCTATCGCGCATATCTGCTGTAAGCTCACGATTAGATTCGACCATTTCTGTAAGCTTTGCTAAATGATCGTGAATATCACCGAAGTAGGCTCTTTCCGATTTTTTAAGGGCAAAGCGATAGGAACTAAGTATTCGGTACAGTAGGTCACGCATTGGTAAAATTGTACGCCGTAAATGGAGCAAATCACTACGGAATTCAAAAACAATTTGCATTGCATTCACATTACTTTGATAGGTCAGCTCATCTTCAAGTGCATTTAAATGATCCTCAATTTTATAAACAAGTGGGAAATAACTATCGACTATTTTATCGATTGTTTGATAGGTCAGAAAAACAGTGCCTCGTTCCCAATATTTCGGTTGCTCTTCTAAAAGCTTCTGTACCTTTTCAATTTCGGCCGCTTCATTTTTGTGGAATGTAACAATAAAATGATCGGAAACAAAAATATTTAATTCCTCAGCAATTAATGTTACTTCATTCAATTTATGAATAACGAAGAAATGATAATCATCATAAAAATCGAGTTTTGGTCGCTGTAAACGCATTAAGCAGTCTTCGATTGCAAGTGGATGGAAATGAAAAAATGTATCGAGCAAAAGCTCCTCTTCTGCAGTTGGGCAATTAAAATCTACCCAATACCACTCATAATCGTTTTGCTTTATGTCTTCAAGTGGGAAGTCCTTTATTAATTGTTGATCTTTCGTCATAGCCATCGTGCGAATCATGGCATTCACCTCAAATCTGTTTATCTCGTATTAAGTAAGCACGAAGTCTCGCTCCTAAAGCAGAGAAGGAAGAGGAGACAATCAACGGAAGATCATTACCTCATGAACTTATAGTACACTACTATATTATACGGATAAAAGTTACTCTTTATAGCATATCCAACCGCCGAATAGTGTCGTTGCAAAAAACCTCGAAGGCTGTGAAAAACCTGCCTGTTGTAAGAGTGTCACTATCGCCTCCTCACGCATAAATGAAAGCGAGCGGATGGATTGCTCCATACTAGCTAATTCCGATGCTGAAAGTTTTGTATGCTGTTGCCAATACGCGCGCCATAGTTCAAATTGCAGCTCTGTTTCAGTTGAGTTCAGTTGACCGTATTTAGAAACAAGGACGAATGGTGCACCTGATTTTAAGCGTTGTGCAATTCCTTTTAATGTAGCAAGTTTCTCCTCATATGATTCAATAAAATGGAGTACTAGTATACAGCTAGCCGCATCAAAGCTCGTAGCAGGCACCGCAGCAGTTAGTATTGTACCTTGTAGTAAAGAAATATCATTTGATAATGATTGAAGACGGTTTTCTGCAATTTCCAACATCGCTTCAGAAGGATCTATTCCGACAAATGACCAATCGGGTCTTTGCTCAGCTAACTGTATAATTTCATTGCCACTACCAGAGCCAACAACTAAAAAACTAGCTTTTTCTTGTAGTGCGGATTGATAAAAAGCTTTCGTTAAACGCAGCATGGCATCGTAACTTGGTAATGTACGTCGGATGCCTTTTTCATATTCGTTAGCAAGTGTGCTATTAAATTCCATCTAGTATCACATACCTTTCAAAAAAAATTTAAAAATTTACGCAGCATTTGAAACTATTTAGCGTATAGTTCCGTAAATAGGAGTATTAATAATAATGACATACCATAAAGGAAGGTTGATATATATGGAAACAAAATGGTCTAAGGTAATCATACATGCCAGCGCGTTTTTTGCGCCATTTTTAGTGCCGATTTTATTTTTCCTAATTAGTTCAGATGAAGAAGTGAAAAGTGTTTCGGTGCAAGCTTTATTGTTCCAAATCGTGATGGGCATATTGATTGTAATTGCTAGTATCCTATCTTTTGTATTAATCGGTTTACCGTTCTTACTAATTTTCATCGCTATGGTTTACATCGTACCTATTATCGGAATCGTAAAGGCATTTTCAGAGGAACCTTGGCGTTACCCGATAGTTGGACGCTGGGTATAATTTTTAATGACGCAAGTATATGCTATATGCATATGCTTGCGTTTTTTCTATAAGCAAAAAGGGTACATTATAGGCAAAATCAATTTTAATTATTAGGGACAAGCTTTTTTTAAAATCGCCAACTCCCTTTTTTACACAGATATAAAAGTACATCATGATTAAGTTAATATGTCCCTGCCGTCTGTTTTTTTGAAGACAATCTGTTAAACAATGCGCTTTACACAAATCATTGTGCGAAATAATTGCAATTATTTTCAAGCGTTTTGTATAATATACTCAAAGATAGTCAAAGATAGTCAAAGTCAGTGAGGTAAGCGAGGTGTATTCCTAAAGTGCGTAATATTTCAGACATCATAGAAGGCTACTTAAAGCAAGTACTTGAATTAGGTGGAGAAGGGCATATTGAAATTAAACGTAGTGAAATTGCTGATAAATTTCAATGTGTGCCCTCACAAATAAATTATGTGATCAATACAAGATTTACAGCTGAGCGGGGTTACCTTGTTGAAAGTAAACGGGGTGGCGGTGGATACATTCGTATTTTGCGTGTCCGTGCAAACTCACAAATTGATTTGATAGATGATGTGCTCTTGCAAATTGAAGGGGGAGCCTCGCAAACGGTTGCGGAGGGTGTTGTGTATCGTTTGATTGATGAGCAGGTAATTTCGAAGCGAGAAGCGAAATTAATGTTAGCAGCGGTTGATCGTTCGACTTTAGATTTACAACTACCTTTACGGGATAGCATTCGTGCAAAAATTTTGCGAGCGATGTTAACAACCATTAAATATGAAAAGCAAAAATAAAGAGGTGATGGAAATGATTTGCGAACATTGCAAGCAGCGCAATGCGACAGTAACTGTGACACAAGTACAAAATGGGCAGAAGGTGGAACACCATTATTGCGATGTCTGTGCATCACAGTTCCATCCGTTCCATGCAGAGTTTAAACAAGAGCCTGTATCGATTCAACAATTATTATCCAACTGGTTTGGCTCACCTACATGGCAAAAAGTCGGTGAAAAACAGCAAGCGCCACCTCAGCAACAAACATGTCCACAATGTGGATTTACGTATAAGCGATTTTTAAAAGAGGGTAAATTTGGTTGCCCTAGTTGTTATGACACGTTTAGC
The genomic region above belongs to Lysinibacillus sp. FSL W8-0992 and contains:
- the corA gene encoding magnesium/cobalt transporter CorA; translated protein: MIRTMAMTKDQQLIKDFPLEDIKQNDYEWYWVDFNCPTAEEELLLDTFFHFHPLAIEDCLMRLQRPKLDFYDDYHFFVIHKLNEVTLIAEELNIFVSDHFIVTFHKNEAAEIEKVQKLLEEQPKYWERGTVFLTYQTIDKIVDSYFPLVYKIEDHLNALEDELTYQSNVNAMQIVFEFRSDLLHLRRTILPMRDLLYRILSSYRFALKKSERAYFGDIHDHLAKLTEMVESNRELTADMRDSYMAMSSSRMNGIMMMLTIVSTIFIPLTFIAGVYGMNFDNMPELHGRYSYFIVLGIMLLLALSMLAFFKSKGWFKLFKP
- a CDS encoding class I SAM-dependent methyltransferase, whose product is MEFNSTLANEYEKGIRRTLPSYDAMLRLTKAFYQSALQEKASFLVVGSGSGNEIIQLAEQRPDWSFVGIDPSEAMLEIAENRLQSLSNDISLLQGTILTAAVPATSFDAASCILVLHFIESYEEKLATLKGIAQRLKSGAPFVLVSKYGQLNSTETELQFELWRAYWQQHTKLSASELASMEQSIRSLSFMREEAIVTLLQQAGFSQPSRFFATTLFGGWICYKE
- a CDS encoding DUF4870 domain-containing protein; this translates as METKWSKVIIHASAFFAPFLVPILFFLISSDEEVKSVSVQALLFQIVMGILIVIASILSFVLIGLPFLLIFIAMVYIVPIIGIVKAFSEEPWRYPIVGRWV
- a CDS encoding CtsR family transcriptional regulator encodes the protein MRNISDIIEGYLKQVLELGGEGHIEIKRSEIADKFQCVPSQINYVINTRFTAERGYLVESKRGGGGYIRILRVRANSQIDLIDDVLLQIEGGASQTVAEGVVYRLIDEQVISKREAKLMLAAVDRSTLDLQLPLRDSIRAKILRAMLTTIKYEKQK
- a CDS encoding UvrB/UvrC motif-containing protein — translated: MICEHCKQRNATVTVTQVQNGQKVEHHYCDVCASQFHPFHAEFKQEPVSIQQLLSNWFGSPTWQKVGEKQQAPPQQQTCPQCGFTYKRFLKEGKFGCPSCYDTFSEHLPKLFNRIQAGPQHIGKMPGAQNNVFVIKKQIEDIRKRMKAAVDEEQFEEAAKLRDEAKNLEQQLQFEGGDVS